The Patescibacteria group bacterium genome window below encodes:
- a CDS encoding NAD(P)-binding domain-containing protein, whose product MLKTHQMGFIGGGRVTHLLLTGLKRRSALPEKVLVSDPDASHLQKLTAIAPQCIQSVKSNWETAQAELIFLAVHPPVIAEIAAEIREALPPDAVLISLLPTVTVQKLSNLLGGFSRIGRMIPNAPSIIGMGYNPVFFSEALSSDERAALQALFANWGTAPEVPEKDLEAYAMVTGMGPTYFWFQWLELLRLAQEFGLDAASARQAISVMLNGAVETLFSSDLADEQVLDLITSYPLKKDEDTIRGIFEGKLGNLYRKLKAGTS is encoded by the coding sequence ATGCTTAAAACCCATCAAATGGGATTCATTGGTGGCGGACGGGTTACTCATTTGTTACTGACCGGTTTGAAACGCCGGTCTGCTCTTCCTGAAAAAGTACTCGTCAGCGATCCGGATGCGAGTCATCTGCAAAAGCTAACCGCAATTGCCCCGCAGTGTATTCAATCTGTCAAAAGTAATTGGGAGACCGCACAAGCGGAATTGATTTTTCTGGCAGTACATCCGCCGGTTATCGCCGAAATTGCCGCTGAAATTCGAGAAGCTTTGCCTCCAGATGCCGTTTTAATTTCGCTTCTGCCGACGGTTACAGTACAAAAGTTGTCCAATTTACTGGGCGGTTTTTCTCGCATCGGGCGCATGATTCCGAATGCGCCATCAATAATTGGCATGGGCTACAATCCGGTATTTTTCTCAGAAGCATTATCGTCTGATGAAAGAGCCGCACTGCAAGCTTTATTTGCTAATTGGGGAACGGCGCCGGAAGTCCCGGAGAAAGACCTTGAGGCTTATGCCATGGTCACCGGTATGGGACCAACCTACTTCTGGTTTCAGTGGCTGGAACTCCTGCGGTTGGCGCAGGAATTTGGGCTCGATGCGGCTTCTGCTCGTCAGGCGATTTCCGTCATGCTGAACGGAGCCGTCGAAACTTTGTTCAGTTCTGATTTAGCCGATGAGCAGGTGCTGGATTTAATCACCTCTTATCCGTTGAAAAAGGACGAGGACACGATTCGCGGGATTTTCGAGGGAAAATTAGGCAACCTGTACCGAAAACTGAAAGCAGGAACAAGTTGA